In uncultured Methanobacterium sp., a genomic segment contains:
- a CDS encoding tetratricopeptide repeat protein yields the protein MELKPTYSNAWKYKGLALLNLEKNEETIKCLDEALKEEPGDAEIWIYKGRALTNIKDYYKAIACFNRAIHVGYDYATPNFNKTSIFWELKEYGEAIGCLNQIIKYEPQNGKAWYFKGITFVYMKKFQDAVDLYDEILKINPKDPEILRSKAWALQRMKKFSKAIKCIDKALDLDPKQYETYLTKGMIWSNAKDYKKALSCMNKALELEPEEPSVLEEKADVLKEMGKKNESKKFYELALKFFKQKEEEEPGYYSRNFITSCLKDLERYEEALKYVDISLEENPKDEWALTLKGNILRKLERYDTSLDFFDKVLELDPEDYESYYEKGRAFCGLKKYDEALKLFEKALKIEPEYKEALYAKGILLKKLGRIPEAEECLKKAIEINPYFEHAIKALETNEIN from the coding sequence TTGGAACTGAAACCAACCTATTCAAATGCCTGGAAATATAAAGGCCTTGCTCTTTTAAATTTAGAAAAAAACGAAGAAACAATAAAATGTCTTGATGAAGCTCTAAAAGAAGAACCCGGCGATGCAGAAATATGGATATATAAAGGGCGTGCATTAACAAATATTAAAGATTATTACAAAGCTATTGCATGTTTTAACAGAGCTATACACGTAGGGTATGATTATGCAACTCCTAATTTTAATAAAACATCTATTTTTTGGGAACTAAAAGAATATGGAGAAGCCATAGGATGTTTAAATCAAATTATTAAATATGAACCACAAAATGGAAAGGCTTGGTACTTTAAGGGCATTACTTTTGTATATATGAAAAAATTTCAGGATGCTGTGGATTTGTATGATGAGATTTTAAAAATAAATCCCAAAGATCCAGAAATATTGCGTTCAAAAGCTTGGGCTTTACAAAGAATGAAGAAATTTTCAAAAGCTATAAAATGTATTGATAAAGCACTAGATTTAGATCCTAAACAATATGAAACATACCTGACTAAAGGAATGATTTGGAGCAATGCTAAAGATTACAAAAAAGCATTAAGTTGCATGAACAAAGCACTTGAACTTGAACCAGAAGAACCTTCAGTTTTAGAAGAAAAAGCTGATGTTTTAAAAGAAATGGGTAAAAAAAATGAATCAAAGAAATTTTATGAACTTGCCCTTAAATTTTTTAAACAAAAAGAGGAGGAAGAACCTGGTTATTATTCCCGGAACTTCATTACATCCTGTTTGAAAGATCTTGAAAGATATGAAGAGGCATTAAAATATGTAGATATATCCTTAGAGGAAAATCCCAAAGATGAATGGGCTTTAACATTAAAGGGCAATATTTTAAGGAAACTTGAACGTTATGATACTTCTTTAGATTTTTTTGATAAAGTACTAGAATTGGATCCAGAAGACTATGAATCTTATTATGAAAAGGGAAGGGCTTTTTGTGGACTAAAAAAATATGATGAAGCTTTAAAATTATTTGAAAAAGCTTTAAAAATAGAACCAGAATATAAAGAAGCATTATATGCTAAAGGAATCCTTCTAAAGAAATTAGGAAGGATTCCAGAAGCGGAAGAGT
- a CDS encoding tetratricopeptide repeat protein, which yields MVSIAIKAFNRFFTIAGEFLGIFNKSLALKCYDKVLNVDPYNYGALKSITGVYKKTGRCEEAINYMSDLLESNPDNGLAWHYKGVNLTKMGKKEDAEYCFREALKWYEKRLKKTIQMALHGPTLELF from the coding sequence GTGGTTTCAATAGCAATAAAAGCTTTTAATAGATTTTTTACAATTGCAGGTGAATTTTTGGGAATATTCAATAAATCTTTGGCTTTGAAATGTTATGATAAAGTTCTAAATGTTGATCCCTATAACTATGGTGCTTTGAAGAGCATAACAGGAGTTTATAAAAAAACAGGCCGTTGTGAAGAAGCCATAAATTATATGAGTGATTTATTAGAATCTAATCCTGATAATGGTTTAGCATGGCATTATAAAGGTGTTAACTTAACAAAAATGGGAAAAAAAGAAGATGCTGAATATTGTTTTAGAGAAGCTTTAAAATGGTATGAAAAAAGGTTAAAAAAAACAATTCAGATGGCATTACATGGTCCAACGCTGGAATTGTTCTAG
- a CDS encoding proteasome-activating nucleotidase produces MEKTSQNILKKIEDLKKEIKILKEDNAKTKRNLMWKVRKLEKDKLLIENEKMRLDREVKSLRGEIERFRSPPLVIATVTEVLDEGKVVVKSSTGPHFVIGYSRFLDEKSLEPGARVALNQQTFSIVSVLPSEKDPLVTGMEVEEKPNVSYEKIGGLEEQIVEIKETVELPLKKPELFTKIGIEPPKGVLLYGPPGTGKTLLAKAVAHETNATFIKIVASEFVKKYIGEGARLVRGVFELAKEKAPSIIFIDEIDAIAAKRLKSSTSGDREVQRTLMQLLAEMDGFEGRGDVGIVAATNRPDILDPALLRPGRFDRFIEVPIPNEDGRREILKIHTKKMTLEEDVDIDLISNLSDGASGADLKAICTEAGMFAIREERPSVVMNDFLDAVDKIIGMERDEEIRKEAGVMYG; encoded by the coding sequence ATGGAAAAAACATCCCAAAACATCTTAAAAAAGATAGAAGACCTTAAAAAAGAGATAAAAATCCTGAAAGAGGATAATGCCAAGACTAAAAGAAATCTGATGTGGAAGGTTAGGAAACTTGAAAAAGACAAGCTTCTAATTGAAAACGAGAAGATGCGACTGGACCGAGAAGTGAAATCCCTCCGCGGGGAAATTGAAAGGTTTCGCTCGCCGCCACTGGTAATTGCCACTGTAACCGAAGTCCTAGATGAGGGTAAGGTAGTGGTGAAAAGCAGTACCGGACCACACTTTGTAATTGGATATTCCCGTTTCTTGGATGAAAAGTCACTGGAACCAGGAGCCAGAGTAGCCCTAAACCAGCAGACATTCAGTATTGTCAGTGTTTTACCATCTGAAAAAGATCCACTCGTAACTGGTATGGAAGTTGAAGAAAAACCAAATGTAAGTTACGAAAAGATAGGCGGACTCGAAGAACAGATCGTGGAGATCAAAGAGACCGTTGAATTACCACTTAAAAAACCAGAACTATTCACCAAAATAGGAATAGAACCACCAAAAGGAGTACTCCTCTATGGACCTCCAGGTACTGGTAAAACATTACTGGCCAAAGCCGTGGCCCATGAAACCAACGCCACCTTCATAAAAATCGTGGCCTCTGAATTCGTGAAAAAATACATTGGAGAAGGAGCCCGTCTGGTGCGTGGTGTCTTCGAACTTGCCAAGGAAAAAGCCCCCAGCATAATTTTCATAGATGAAATAGATGCCATTGCTGCTAAAAGACTTAAAAGTTCCACCAGTGGTGACCGTGAGGTTCAAAGAACACTCATGCAGCTTTTAGCAGAGATGGATGGATTTGAGGGAAGAGGAGACGTGGGAATAGTTGCCGCCACCAATCGACCAGATATCCTGGACCCTGCTCTACTGCGGCCCGGAAGATTCGACCGTTTCATTGAAGTACCTATACCAAACGAGGATGGTAGAAGGGAAATACTCAAAATCCACACTAAAAAAATGACCTTAGAAGAAGATGTGGATATAGATCTCATCTCCAACCTCAGTGACGGTGCATCTGGAGCCGATCTTAAAGCCATCTGTACCGAAGCAGGTATGTTCGCCATAAGGGAAGAAAGACCTAGTGTGGTTATGAACGACTTCCTGGATGCAGTGGATAAGATCATTGGCATGGAACGAGACGAAGAAATACGAAAAGAAGCTGGAGTGATGTACGGATAA
- a CDS encoding multiprotein bridging factor aMBF1 → MRCEICGKKVIGKPVRTKIENSIMLTCNDCSKFGKVQREPPKPQRGPGSRPPAGRRQSFRSQEPTHEVIEDYQNVIRKAREKMGWSREDLGEKIYEKVSVIHRLESGKMVPDLKLARKLERSLKVTLLEKTDQAQMDDLRGAHMQKATIGDIARIKKG, encoded by the coding sequence ATGAGATGTGAGATATGCGGAAAAAAGGTTATTGGAAAGCCAGTTAGAACGAAAATCGAAAATTCTATTATGTTAACATGTAATGATTGTTCAAAATTTGGCAAAGTACAAAGAGAACCCCCAAAACCCCAGAGAGGTCCTGGTAGCAGGCCACCTGCAGGTAGAAGACAATCATTTAGATCTCAGGAACCAACACATGAAGTTATTGAGGATTACCAGAATGTAATCCGGAAAGCCCGTGAGAAAATGGGCTGGTCTAGGGAAGATCTGGGTGAAAAGATATACGAAAAGGTTTCAGTGATACACCGTCTGGAATCAGGGAAAATGGTTCCTGATCTGAAGTTAGCACGGAAACTGGAAAGAAGCCTAAAAGTAACTCTACTTGAAAAAACAGACCAGGCACAAATGGATGATCTACGTGGTGCGCATATGCAAAAAGCCACTATAGGTGATATTGCAAGAATTAAAAAGGGTTAA
- a CDS encoding DUF356 domain-containing protein, with translation MTLILIRAENQTKILNSLADIERHAGLKINGTPRIMENTMADKYAQSILNAKLRSRSKIAVVVSVQEDATRSILQIKKIHPPAHILVISKEYTQWEKIKKIFNTLPPLKGYYSAKNPNVKKPRPRK, from the coding sequence ATGACTTTGATACTAATTCGTGCTGAAAATCAGACTAAAATTCTTAACAGCCTAGCTGATATTGAAAGACATGCCGGACTCAAGATCAACGGGACCCCTAGAATTATGGAAAATACTATGGCGGATAAATATGCACAGAGCATATTAAATGCTAAATTAAGGTCCAGATCTAAAATTGCGGTTGTAGTATCAGTTCAGGAAGATGCAACTCGCAGTATTCTCCAGATAAAAAAAATACACCCCCCGGCACATATACTGGTTATAAGCAAAGAGTATACCCAGTGGGAAAAAATAAAAAAGATTTTCAACACCCTACCCCCGCTTAAAGGGTATTATTCTGCTAAAAACCCAAATGTGAAAAAACCGAGACCGAGAAAATAG
- a CDS encoding Mur ligase family protein, with translation MSTDMDKHSSEVEKIPQKRMETYGVIGVCGVVGNLAARVLMDHGHHVICTDIHSSDNCPFIYTLNDYNTQIYLDEHPEAFFKSSDYIIPPPSLKKTSKLFHKIKESSAQLMEVEDLLKQITPNKPVICITGTNGKTTTTTLLKHFCYNAGLKPTEHGFMTLQGNIEYIPPLQCRLDGDIAVVETGTEGNKGDLKFIMDRCHPSCGVITNINPDHLNNGHDFMHYSLIKGELLEELKGKTVVVNGDDPAIMALISRMNYQGKLVTFGVEHEVQGESKKKCWCGEEIILHETVSGVGYYECQCGLKRTIPDYLATNIRGNSFVLQTHDKKIEMEMGINGLHNVYNALGAIAVGHELLKMPLEDIKKYLITFKGVPGRLEYIYESENLDLIVDYGHNPSGVETVLRELHKTYDKLAVVITISSESGKNGDVDIIRRAMSNADFIIPASYYSRLASEKYISSEKIITPSVEPEKFREGTLGATKEQVIEGFKKGLECDVDAVVCMGEAAVKYKEDIKIWINSKDNLIDLQDYK, from the coding sequence ATGAGTACAGATATGGACAAGCATTCATCTGAGGTGGAAAAAATTCCTCAAAAAAGAATGGAAACCTACGGAGTTATTGGTGTCTGTGGAGTTGTGGGTAACCTGGCTGCCAGAGTCCTTATGGATCACGGTCATCATGTAATATGCACTGACATTCATAGTTCCGATAATTGCCCATTCATTTATACTTTAAATGATTATAACACCCAAATTTATCTGGATGAACATCCAGAAGCGTTTTTTAAGTCATCAGATTATATAATCCCACCTCCCAGTCTCAAAAAAACTTCGAAGTTGTTCCACAAGATAAAAGAAAGCTCGGCCCAGCTTATGGAAGTGGAGGATCTCCTGAAGCAGATTACCCCAAATAAACCAGTTATTTGTATCACTGGAACCAACGGGAAAACTACGACCACCACCCTCCTGAAGCACTTCTGTTATAATGCAGGGTTAAAACCAACAGAACATGGTTTCATGACTCTTCAGGGGAATATTGAGTATATCCCACCATTACAATGCAGATTGGATGGGGATATTGCAGTGGTGGAAACTGGTACTGAAGGAAATAAAGGGGATTTGAAGTTTATAATGGACAGATGCCATCCTTCTTGCGGGGTTATAACCAACATAAACCCGGATCACCTGAACAACGGGCATGACTTCATGCATTACAGTCTCATTAAAGGCGAACTCTTAGAAGAGCTTAAGGGTAAAACTGTGGTAGTTAATGGAGATGATCCTGCCATTATGGCACTTATCTCTAGGATGAATTATCAGGGAAAATTGGTAACTTTTGGAGTCGAACATGAAGTTCAGGGTGAAAGTAAGAAGAAATGCTGGTGTGGGGAAGAAATCATACTGCACGAAACAGTTTCAGGAGTAGGATACTATGAGTGTCAGTGTGGTTTAAAACGCACTATTCCGGATTATCTGGCCACAAATATCCGTGGTAACAGTTTTGTTCTACAAACACATGATAAAAAGATTGAAATGGAAATGGGGATCAATGGACTGCACAATGTTTACAATGCCCTGGGAGCCATTGCCGTGGGGCATGAATTGTTGAAAATGCCCCTTGAAGACATTAAAAAATATCTTATAACATTTAAAGGGGTTCCTGGACGTTTAGAATACATTTATGAAAGTGAAAATCTGGATTTAATTGTTGATTACGGGCATAATCCCTCTGGAGTGGAAACAGTACTCAGAGAACTTCATAAAACTTATGATAAACTGGCAGTAGTCATAACCATATCATCAGAATCTGGAAAGAATGGCGATGTGGATATTATAAGGCGAGCAATGTCCAACGCCGATTTTATCATACCTGCCTCTTATTACTCTCGGCTGGCTTCAGAAAAATATATTTCATCTGAAAAGATCATAACACCCTCTGTAGAACCTGAAAAATTCCGTGAGGGAACCCTGGGAGCCACCAAAGAACAAGTCATAGAAGGCTTTAAAAAAGGATTAGAATGTGATGTAGATGCCGTGGTATGTATGGGTGAAGCTGCGGTGAAATACAAGGAAGATATTAAAATTTGGATAAATTCAAAGGATAATTTAATAGATTTACAGGATTACAAATAG
- a CDS encoding Mur ligase family protein: MKQLTTSYLAKKCQGELIGNNQVISGIFNILKDARKGDAVIRHWIDETGVQIASDKGASCMITQDARGNATETAKKLNFPIILTEKIELINAFALKWALDTYAPNTLRIVVSGTNGKSTTTHMIHSILVEAGYTAHTNTDSESEFNTLIDPMVAKQIAEFDGNLDAVVLEVSEVQGWDDRNMTDHAHLMTSAIQPQVVVLTNVALDHISLVNSLEKASKEISGTLNGFKGDYVVLNCDDPLIRNMQSLVPPEKKVILYGSGSNVEFRDEGVFHEGKLLIPLEDLPFKSPHFIQNTLAAVSTALALEIKPEMIIKAVKSYNPLKRRFTVLGTEPLIIDDFAHNPQGIEATIKSAADLTSGNFHLVCAIRGSRGNSLNKLNAQAVADSVKNLSCNLILTSSKDVVDDANWVKPSEKKVFIEVLQKEGINYIHYETLVDALKKALKSSHKTDTILLIGAQGMDPASNVLKSITVE; this comes from the coding sequence ATGAAACAACTTACCACCTCCTATCTGGCTAAAAAATGCCAGGGAGAGTTAATTGGCAATAACCAAGTTATAAGCGGCATATTTAATATTTTAAAGGATGCAAGAAAAGGTGACGCTGTCATAAGGCACTGGATTGATGAAACAGGTGTACAAATAGCCTCAGATAAAGGTGCTTCCTGCATGATAACCCAGGATGCCCGTGGAAACGCAACTGAAACCGCCAAAAAACTTAATTTTCCAATTATTTTAACTGAAAAAATCGAATTGATTAATGCATTTGCCCTTAAGTGGGCCCTTGATACGTACGCCCCCAATACTCTAAGAATAGTGGTAAGTGGAACTAACGGGAAATCCACCACCACCCATATGATACATTCCATTTTAGTAGAAGCAGGTTACACTGCTCACACCAATACTGATTCAGAATCAGAGTTTAACACCCTGATCGATCCCATGGTAGCTAAACAGATTGCCGAGTTTGATGGAAATCTAGATGCTGTTGTTCTAGAGGTTTCAGAGGTTCAGGGATGGGATGACCGGAACATGACCGACCACGCCCATCTCATGACCAGTGCAATTCAACCACAAGTAGTTGTTCTAACCAACGTGGCACTGGACCACATTAGCCTGGTGAATTCACTGGAAAAAGCATCAAAAGAAATTTCAGGCACATTGAACGGATTCAAAGGCGATTATGTGGTTTTAAACTGTGACGATCCCCTGATACGTAACATGCAAAGTCTGGTTCCGCCAGAAAAAAAAGTTATATTATATGGCTCAGGATCCAATGTTGAATTCCGTGATGAAGGAGTCTTCCACGAAGGAAAACTACTCATCCCCCTGGAAGATCTTCCATTTAAAAGTCCTCATTTCATCCAGAACACTCTTGCAGCAGTGAGCACAGCACTTGCTCTTGAAATTAAGCCAGAAATGATCATAAAAGCGGTTAAATCTTACAATCCATTAAAACGCAGGTTCACGGTACTGGGAACTGAGCCACTCATTATCGATGACTTCGCACACAATCCCCAGGGAATAGAAGCCACCATTAAAAGTGCCGCTGATCTGACCTCCGGAAATTTTCATCTGGTTTGTGCCATTAGAGGCTCCAGAGGAAACTCACTTAACAAATTGAATGCTCAGGCTGTTGCTGATTCTGTTAAAAATCTCAGCTGTAACTTAATATTGACAAGTAGCAAGGATGTGGTGGATGATGCTAACTGGGTTAAACCTTCTGAGAAAAAGGTATTTATAGAGGTACTGCAAAAGGAAGGAATCAATTACATCCATTATGAAACTCTGGTAGATGCATTAAAAAAAGCTTTAAAATCATCCCATAAAACTGATACCATACTTCTTATCGGTGCTCAGGGTATGGACCCTGCATCTAATGTTTTAAAAAGTATAACTGTCGAATAA
- a CDS encoding phospho-N-acetylmuramoyl-pentapeptide-transferase — translation MSNTETLILTLILTFLATVIFTYFVRKILKDADVTDSPIVTEHKHKTGTPTMGGLAMLLGAALAAAVYFNEKNLVLTVLIMLSSGLVGLLDDLLGLKIKEVQKVARNISTNPLTIGRLTLKPGEEARVATEKARIDLPDLLNEGKVEITGETPIKTEGKERDKILAQIVIGIFLAATGAVSSAVLGFEAGIFIIPVVIFGIIGSINSVNLIDGMDGLAAGILTIASASCAIFSIITGNLTAAMPFAVLTGVSAGFLVFNHYPASIIMGDTGSFALGAGYITAGFLGDVIYFAVIALAIPIISVIVSLMHRSHIIKLPVEPLHHTLNYKGLSEKKIIILYWSITLIICVAAILTYQFIL, via the coding sequence TTGAGCAATACAGAAACACTAATTTTAACATTAATTTTAACATTTTTAGCTACAGTAATCTTCACTTACTTCGTTCGTAAGATACTCAAAGATGCAGATGTGACTGACAGTCCCATTGTAACAGAACACAAACATAAAACGGGCACTCCTACCATGGGCGGTCTGGCCATGCTCCTGGGAGCAGCACTGGCTGCAGCAGTTTATTTTAATGAAAAGAATTTGGTACTTACCGTTTTGATCATGTTGAGCTCCGGTTTGGTGGGATTACTGGATGATCTTTTAGGATTGAAGATTAAAGAAGTGCAGAAAGTGGCACGTAACATTTCCACCAATCCCCTAACCATAGGCCGTTTAACTCTTAAACCAGGTGAAGAAGCCAGGGTTGCAACAGAAAAGGCCAGAATTGATCTTCCCGATTTATTAAATGAGGGAAAAGTTGAAATCACCGGAGAAACACCGATAAAAACTGAAGGGAAAGAAAGAGATAAAATACTGGCCCAGATTGTTATTGGAATTTTCCTGGCAGCTACCGGAGCAGTTAGCAGTGCGGTTTTAGGATTTGAAGCAGGAATATTCATCATTCCCGTGGTGATCTTCGGTATTATAGGTTCCATTAACTCAGTGAACCTTATTGATGGAATGGACGGACTTGCTGCAGGTATACTAACCATTGCATCTGCTTCCTGTGCTATTTTTTCAATTATCACCGGAAATCTCACCGCTGCAATGCCTTTTGCAGTTTTAACAGGAGTTTCAGCTGGTTTTTTGGTGTTCAACCATTATCCTGCAAGCATAATCATGGGGGACACTGGTTCCTTTGCACTGGGAGCAGGATACATTACTGCCGGTTTTCTGGGGGATGTTATCTACTTTGCAGTTATTGCTCTGGCCATACCAATCATCTCAGTAATTGTCAGCCTCATGCACCGTTCTCATATCATAAAATTACCAGTTGAACCTTTACATCACACATTAAATTACAAAGGACTCTCTGAAAAAAAGATAATAATCCTTTACTGGTCAATTACCCTTATAATTTGTGTGGCAGCTATTTTAACATACCAATTTATACTTTAA
- a CDS encoding ATP-grasp domain-containing protein: protein MKLLFIGARLFDDVALYTKNKGINTVLTESNPESPNLNLADSHYIVPRGMDHPKEIAIKEDVDGVVPLIGIDGPLFDVALLKEELERDYGLPVVASPPNAVSISGDKVKTKKFLVENNIKTPEYSLINSDQQQDLNEFPQVLKQAQGQGGKDIKIALSWSDVNDYLEHYGIALAERFLDGIEISVEILRWNGHSVPLVPVYKGRTTLDCIHPLHKIKKAPLNVENTDTYKLNHTIQMIAQNIGELLGVEGTSDLDLILTPADNETFVLEINTRPSGTRYLTAASCDIYPLQEMVDMATGSWSADQVVKRKKEYAAMEIPVGNYSSDRNSFQFRKFHGENSWIIHGPENHQRITIRGQDEENALKTAGKLNLDLGKSN, encoded by the coding sequence ATGAAATTACTGTTTATCGGGGCTCGTCTATTTGATGATGTAGCTCTCTACACTAAAAATAAAGGAATAAACACAGTTCTCACTGAATCAAACCCCGAATCACCAAATCTGAATCTGGCGGATTCCCATTACATTGTTCCACGGGGAATGGATCATCCTAAAGAAATTGCCATTAAAGAAGATGTTGATGGAGTAGTCCCACTTATAGGGATTGATGGTCCTCTTTTTGATGTAGCTTTGCTTAAAGAAGAATTGGAAAGAGATTATGGTTTACCTGTAGTGGCATCACCCCCTAATGCAGTTTCAATCTCAGGGGATAAGGTAAAAACCAAAAAATTTCTGGTGGAAAATAATATAAAAACCCCGGAATACAGTTTAATCAACTCTGACCAACAACAGGATTTAAATGAATTTCCTCAGGTTCTTAAACAGGCACAGGGACAGGGTGGTAAAGACATTAAGATCGCATTATCCTGGAGTGACGTGAATGATTACCTGGAACACTACGGCATTGCCTTGGCGGAAAGATTCTTAGATGGAATTGAAATATCCGTGGAAATTCTAAGATGGAATGGGCACTCTGTTCCGTTAGTACCGGTTTATAAAGGTAGAACAACCCTTGACTGCATCCACCCCTTGCATAAAATAAAAAAAGCACCACTTAATGTGGAAAACACAGATACCTATAAACTCAACCATACCATCCAGATGATTGCCCAGAATATAGGGGAATTATTGGGTGTTGAAGGCACATCTGATCTGGATCTAATATTAACTCCTGCAGATAACGAAACATTTGTACTGGAAATTAACACCAGACCCAGTGGAACCCGTTACCTGACTGCAGCATCCTGTGACATATACCCATTACAGGAAATGGTGGATATGGCCACTGGTTCATGGAGTGCTGATCAAGTGGTTAAACGGAAAAAAGAGTATGCTGCCATGGAAATACCAGTGGGAAATTATTCCAGTGATCGTAACAGTTTCCAATTCAGGAAATTTCATGGAGAAAATAGCTGGATAATTCATGGTCCCGAAAACCATCAACGAATAACCATTCGAGGACAAGATGAGGAAAATGCTCTTAAAACTGCGGGAAAACTTAATTTGGATTTGGGAAAATCAAATTAA
- the hycI gene encoding hydrogenase maturation peptidase HycI, whose translation MILGIGNDMRGDDGLGSILAQELSILENENITVFDGKTVPENFTGAMKREIPSHIILLDAVEMDKPPGHIKLVSKEEIANYSISTHAMPLSFLIKYLESSTRAEIMLLGIQPENMDLICEISPKIQESLNYVLKLFKHVLKNF comes from the coding sequence GTGATACTGGGAATCGGGAATGATATGAGAGGTGATGATGGTCTGGGATCTATTCTGGCCCAGGAATTATCAATCCTTGAAAACGAAAATATAACTGTATTTGACGGAAAAACTGTGCCAGAAAATTTCACTGGTGCCATGAAAAGAGAAATTCCCAGTCATATCATCCTTTTAGATGCTGTGGAAATGGATAAACCGCCGGGTCACATTAAGTTAGTGTCCAAGGAAGAAATTGCGAACTACAGCATATCCACCCACGCAATGCCCTTATCTTTCTTAATTAAATATTTAGAATCAAGTACCCGTGCTGAAATAATGTTACTGGGAATACAACCGGAGAATATGGATTTAATCTGTGAAATTTCCCCCAAAATCCAGGAAAGCTTAAATTATGTTTTAAAGTTGTTCAAACATGTGCTGAAAAACTTTTAG
- a CDS encoding methyltransferase domain-containing protein, with translation MKITSYQQNLLSDTERLTAFYEVIHEKSKGVIYDLGTGSGVLSSWAAPLSRRVYAVEKDPVTAKIAQKNLNAFKNVSLIVNDAKSISFPEKADVIICEMMDTALIDEDQVPVLNSVRKYLKKNGNIIPCGVFNGLEAIDVNIAHPCYYEEKSPHHRLMSELIIYDKINFKEYINPEIDYNITVPINNNGTVTGIKLTTFTLLTPNFICGPTPMLNPPLLVPTNRLTVEKGDEIILKLNYSMGGGLDTLRASVKTFS, from the coding sequence ATGAAAATTACATCCTATCAACAAAACTTGCTATCAGATACCGAGCGGCTGACAGCATTTTACGAAGTAATACATGAAAAATCTAAAGGTGTAATATACGATTTAGGGACTGGTTCAGGAGTACTTAGCTCCTGGGCGGCCCCATTATCTCGTAGAGTATACGCAGTGGAAAAAGATCCGGTTACAGCCAAGATCGCCCAAAAAAACCTTAACGCATTTAAAAATGTTTCCTTGATAGTAAACGATGCCAAATCTATTTCTTTTCCTGAAAAAGCAGATGTGATAATCTGCGAAATGATGGATACTGCTCTAATCGATGAAGACCAGGTCCCAGTTCTTAATTCTGTGCGAAAATATCTCAAAAAAAATGGGAATATCATCCCCTGCGGAGTATTTAATGGATTAGAAGCAATTGATGTGAACATTGCCCACCCCTGTTACTATGAAGAGAAAAGTCCACATCACAGATTAATGAGCGAACTTATCATATATGATAAAATTAATTTTAAAGAATACATAAATCCTGAAATTGATTACAACATCACGGTTCCCATCAATAACAATGGAACAGTCACCGGGATTAAACTCACAACATTCACCCTTTTAACACCTAATTTTATCTGTGGACCAACACCCATGCTTAATCCACCACTTTTAGTTCCCACTAACCGGTTAACTGTGGAAAAAGGAGATGAAATCATTTTAAAATTAAATTATTCCATGGGAGGTGGGTTAGATACTCTTAGAGCATCAGTTAAAACATTTTCTTAA
- the nikR gene encoding nickel-responsive transcriptional regulator NikR: MRISMSLPKKLLNEFDEVLKDRGYQSRSKGIRDALKDYIVRYQWMKEMEGDRIGIIAVIYDHHYTGVMEDLTDIQHDYREYINAVMHVHMTEKYCLEVVVVKGDVKYIRDLTEKIMRLKGVEHVKLTSTASGQN, from the coding sequence ATGAGAATAAGCATGTCATTACCCAAAAAGTTGTTAAACGAATTTGATGAAGTATTAAAAGATAGAGGATACCAATCCCGATCTAAAGGTATCAGAGACGCATTAAAAGATTACATCGTCCGATACCAGTGGATGAAAGAAATGGAAGGTGACCGTATAGGAATCATTGCAGTGATCTACGACCACCACTATACAGGAGTTATGGAAGACCTCACTGATATCCAGCACGACTACCGAGAATACATCAACGCCGTTATGCACGTACACATGACTGAAAAATACTGTTTAGAAGTAGTAGTAGTCAAAGGAGACGTAAAATACATCCGTGACCTCACCGAAAAGATCATGAGGCTCAAAGGAGTGGAACACGTTAAACTAACCAGTACTGCCAGTGGACAAAATTAA